From the Leptotrichia sp. oral taxon 215 str. W9775 genome, the window TTGTTTGTCTATAACTGATTTGCCCTACATTTAAATCTATCTTTTCTTTTTGAATCAAATTACATCTTAACAAATAGTGTAAAGCCAGTTACTTTTGCTTTGATGCCATACAATATTTTCATGTAGAGAAGACAAATTTTATCTTCTCTTTTTATTTTCAAAATGATAAAAACTGATTTTCTTTTCATGAATCAGACTGAAACTTCCAAATTGTTTATTTATTTTATTGACATTTTCTATAAAAATAAGTATAATAGTTTTATTAACAAACTATACTATACTATATAGGAGGTATTGAAATGAAATTTTCTAATCGTTTATTGCTATTCCTTGCAGGAGTTGTTTTTGTCCTTTTAGGACTTTTCCTATTTACAAACCCAGTAGCTAATCTTGTTGCTTACAGCTGGTGGATTGCATTTGATTTACTGGTTTCTTCTATAGCAGCTATTTTAGGCTATTTCTCTGCACCAAAAGAGCTTCGCTCACCTGTTTATCTTTTCCAAGGATTTGTTAGTCTTCTCTTAGCTCTTTACCTCGTTGCTTATGGCTTTTTGACCCTGCCGGTCGTCATTCCGACCATTGTAGGAATTTGGTTAATTGTAGAAGCCATTATTGCTTTCTTTAAAGGCAATCGTCTAGGATTGATTTTCCCTATTATTGGTAGCAATATCACGTGGGTAGCCTTGCTTGAATTTTTACTAGGTCTAGTGATTCTGTTCAATCCAGTGGCTACAGGTGTCTTTGTCGTTTATGTCATTGCCTTTGCATTTTTAGTTACTGGCTTCACCTACATTATTGAGGTCTTTCGTAAATAGTCTAGTTGCTATTTCTATCGCATTCAAAAAAGCTGGGAAATCATATTCTCAGCTCTTTTTGTTGCCTCCTTAGCTCAGTTGGGGCATCTAAATCAACAGGAAAAAGCCTTGATAACCAAGGCTTTTTTGTAGTCTTAGCACTCACTCTTTATTGGAGGCTGGGACAAAAGTCCTAGCCTCTCAATTGTCTTTGGATTATCGAACAAGACGCAGTGGTTGAGTGGGCTCTACTACGCTGATTTCATCAGCTTTTAAAGCCCTACTCAACTGTGCGGAGGTGGGACGACGAAATCGAATTCTAACGAATTACCGGTTTCTGTCCCACTCTCTATCCATGAGGCTGAACTCTATATTCTGAAACGGTTTGGCCGGTCCACTTTTTAAAGACCACTTCATACCCTTCCATTTCATTGCCATTTTCTGTTATAATAAATTGTACATCATAACTAGAAGGAACCTACTATGACAAACCTTATCAAACACAAACGGGTAGAATTTACAGAGCTGTTTTATGATCTGGTTCTGGTCTTTGCCATTTCAAAAACAACGGCCCTCATTCACCATCTTCATAACGGTATTTTGACTTGGAATTC encodes:
- a CDS encoding DUF308 domain-containing protein, encoding MKFSNRLLLFLAGVVFVLLGLFLFTNPVANLVAYSWWIAFDLLVSSIAAILGYFSAPKELRSPVYLFQGFVSLLLALYLVAYGFLTLPVVIPTIVGIWLIVEAIIAFFKGNRLGLIFPIIGSNITWVALLEFLLGLVILFNPVATGVFVVYVIAFAFLVTGFTYIIEVFRK